TGCACGCGCCCGCCGATGAGAAGTCGCACCGCCTTCATCGCCGTCATGAGACCTGACCTGTTGCCGGGGCACCACGCGCGCGCGGCATCGCTCGCACGCGACAGTGATCGGTTTGCCTTCCCGTAGGATGCTTCATAAGAACGGTTCACGTCACCCCATCCGAATCCGGCCGGAGAGCGGCATGCGCGAAGAGACCGATCTCGCCGCCTCCCGCTCGGGGCGCGGCCCGGAGCCGGAGGTCGATCCCATCGACGTGCCCGGCTTCGTCGAGGCCATCGTTGGCGCCATCGACGCGGGCGACGCCGATGTGCTGCGCGGTCTCGTCGCGGACCTGCATGAATCCGATGTGGCGCGCCTGCTCGAGGCGCTGCCGGCGTCCGAGCGGCCCCGCCTGATCGAACTGCTCGGCGCGGATTTCGACTTCACCGCGCTGACCGAGCTGGACGAGACCGTCCGCGTCCAGATTCTTCAGGGGCTGTCGACGCAGACCGTCGTCGAGGGCATGCGCGACCTCGATTCCGACGACGCGGTCTACATCCTCGAAGACCTCGACGACGACGAGAAGCAGGCGATTCTCGCCCAGCTGCCGATCCCGGATCGGGCGACCCTGCAGCGCAGCCTCGACTATCCCGAGGAAAGCGCCGGCCGGCGCATGCAGACCGAGTTCATCGCCCTGCCGCCCTTCTGGACGGTCGGCCAGGCGCTGGACTATATCGGCGAGACCGAGGGGCTGCCGGAGACCTTCTTCGAAGTCTTCGTGGTCGATCCGTCCTACCGCCTCAGCGGCTCGGTCCCACTCGACCGCCTGCTGCGCACCAAGCGCGGGGTAAAGCTCGGCGAGGTGCTGACGCCCGACCGCCATGTGGTGAACGTCACGGACGATCAGGAGGGTGTGGCCCGCGTCTTCGAGCGCTACAACCTCATCTCCGCGCCGGTGGTGGACAGCGGCGGCCGTCTCGTCGGTGTGCTCACCGTCGACGACATCGTCGACGTGATCCAGGAAGAGGCGGATGAGGATCTGAAGGCGCTCGGCGGCGTCGCCAGCGACGAAGAGCTGTCCGACAGTTTCTGGTACATCGCGCGCAGCCGCTTCACCTGGCTGTTCCTGAACCTGATCGCGGCCAATCTTGCCTCCTTCGTCATCTCCCTGTTCGAGGGGGAGTTGCAGAAGATGGTGGCGCTGGCGGTGCTTATGCCGATCGTCGCCAGCCAGGGCGGCAATGCCGGTACGCAGACCATGACAGTCGCCGTGCGGGCACTGGCCACGCGCGAGCTTCGGCCGAGCAATGCTGGCCGCATCATCGGCCGCGAGCTTCTCGTCGGGCTGTTCAACGGCGTGGTCTTCGCCGTCATCATGGCGGTCGTGGTCTTCGCCCGCTTCGGCGTGCTTGATCTCGGCTTCGTCATCGCCCTCGCCATGATCATCAATCTGGTGGCGGCCGCGCTGGGCGGCATTCTCATTCCGCTGGCGCTGGACCGCCTGAAGGTGGATCCTGCCGTCTCATCCGGGCCCTTTGTCACCACCATTACCGATGTGGTGGGCTTTTTTGCATTCCTCGGCATCGCTTCGCTCTGGTTCGCCTGATGCCGATTGTTTAAAAATTCGAAGGACTTCAACCGGCATTAAGAAACCCCGCCCTATCGTGCAGGTATCCAAGGGAGGGAAGAGATGTGGGCGCCCATCGGCCGGCTTCGCGGGCATGTTCCCGTAGCCCGGCCTGATGAACGGGCTGGGCCGACGCGTCGCCAGATTGGCAGCGCCCGGCTGGCGCGCACCGGTGACCGGATGATCCTCGCGGTGGCGCTGGTCATCGCCGCCGCCATCGCCTCCATGATCGCCTTCTCGCTGCTGGCCGCCGAGCGTGTCGACCAGGCCGCCCGCGACCGCTGGAACGTGCTCATCCTCGAAAGCCTCAGCCGGCGTGCCGGCGATCTGCAGCGCGATCTCGCCAGCTTCGCGCATTGGGACGAGTCGGTGCTGCGCACCGCCTATTTCCTTGATGTGAACTGGGTGCACGAGAATTTCGGCCGCTGGCTGCACGATACGCAGGGCCATGACCGTTCCTATGTCGTGCTGGAATCGGGGCTTGGCTACGCGGCCATCAATGGTTCGCTCATGCCGACCGACATCGCCCCGTTCGACGCCGATGCGATGCTGCCGCTGGTGCGCGGGGTGGAGGCGGCCTTCAAGGAGCAGGTGGCGCAGGCCGCTCTCACCACGCGGCAGAACGAGCGCCCGCGTGAACTGCCGCCGGTGTTCCGCGCCGGCTATATGCGCGTGGAAGGCCGGCCGGCTCTGGTCGGGGC
Above is a window of Ancylobacter sp. WKF20 DNA encoding:
- the mgtE gene encoding magnesium transporter, translating into MREETDLAASRSGRGPEPEVDPIDVPGFVEAIVGAIDAGDADVLRGLVADLHESDVARLLEALPASERPRLIELLGADFDFTALTELDETVRVQILQGLSTQTVVEGMRDLDSDDAVYILEDLDDDEKQAILAQLPIPDRATLQRSLDYPEESAGRRMQTEFIALPPFWTVGQALDYIGETEGLPETFFEVFVVDPSYRLSGSVPLDRLLRTKRGVKLGEVLTPDRHVVNVTDDQEGVARVFERYNLISAPVVDSGGRLVGVLTVDDIVDVIQEEADEDLKALGGVASDEELSDSFWYIARSRFTWLFLNLIAANLASFVISLFEGELQKMVALAVLMPIVASQGGNAGTQTMTVAVRALATRELRPSNAGRIIGRELLVGLFNGVVFAVIMAVVVFARFGVLDLGFVIALAMIINLVAAALGGILIPLALDRLKVDPAVSSGPFVTTITDVVGFFAFLGIASLWFA